From Penicillium psychrofluorescens genome assembly, chromosome: 1, one genomic window encodes:
- a CDS encoding uncharacterized protein (ID:PFLUO_000622-T1.cds;~source:funannotate), with amino-acid sequence MSISSPSGPEFSSSAPAPSSAFSPDTNNYDTALPPISNFTQPPIAHRRTGSTLKTVMRKIFTRKRQSQPDWLEESPHEAHYSALSPRKSGPAAEGKSFLVIPTPTPPSESKRSSPLSEENLNLAERHLSPTSASHSPLGSPGFAPRRRRATLPSVVFSDDGSRYDELAPSAVSDPQDDCSYIPDPSRPPSFMHARRRSRSTEALRRLASDDTASTPFPPEPRHTRQPSSKTQPRGSSSASGQSRRPSTGTAVTSVTRGSGDPSLPDSDQHAEQVSLPPNVGNLVHTMQQDDGLTLEQRLTTLEVKLIDLEFAIARMQSHSIDSSNNSAERSSRQKHAPPPDPFSPLMRNKPSFLGSEERDNSPSPLTTSTSGGGRPLSTATIRPDTMHSRTVRAATSTTSLSDYNGVSIEQYSALITLLRREQTARRNLETQVAGLRDDVRHVQRAALHSMELGTMYPIHSVESQEFLRFRRALDDSDTSSPIHASDEKPNGFTFDSDSEWDRSDSLQRDDPFGYPKWERGQRVVTAPMI; translated from the coding sequence ATGTCCATATCCTCGCCTTCCGGCCCAGAATTTTCTTCGtctgcgcctgcgccttcGTCTGCTTTTTCGCCTGATACCAACAACTATGATACCGCCTTGCCGCCCATCAGCAATTTCACACAACCTCCCATCGCGCACCGCCGGACAGGAAGCACCCTGAAGACCGTCatgcgcaagatcttcacTCGCAAAAGGCAGAGCCAGCCGGATTGGCTGGAGGAAAGCCCCCATGAGGCCCATTACTCTGCATTATCGCCTCGAAAGTCCGGGCCTGCGGCAGAGGGGAAGTCGTTTCTGGTTATTCCCACGCCCACGCCTCCCTCGGAGTCGAAACGCAGTAGTCCTCTCTCAGAGGAGAATCTGAATCTCGCGGAGCGTCATCTGTCGCCAACATCGGCCAGCCACAGCCCATTGGGATCCCCGGGCTTTGCACCGCGCCGCCGGCGGGCGACACTGCCCAGTGTGGTCTTTTCTGATGATGGATCTCGGTACGACGAGCTGGCTCCAAGTGCGGTTTCTGACCCGCAGGATGACTGCTCGTACATACCGGACCCGTCGCGGCCACCCAGTTTTATGCACGCTCGGAGACGATCCAGAAGTACAGAGGCTCTACGAAGACTTGCGAGCGACGATACCGCATCTACTCCATTCCCCCCTGAGCCCCGGCACACCAGACAACCTAGCTCCAAGACGCAGCCGAGAGGATCGAGCTCTGCTAGTGGCCAATCTCGCAGACCGTCAACCGGGACAGCGGTGACCAGTGTCACTCGCGGATCTGGGGATCCATCGCTCCCCGACTCCGACCAGCACGCCGAGCAAGTCAGTCTGCCTCCGAATGTCGGCAATCTAGTGCATACCATGCAGCAAGACGACGGCCTCACCCTGGAGCAGCGATTGACCACCCTTGAGGTCAAGTTAATCGACCTCGAATTCGCCATTGCCCGAATGCAATCCCACTCCATCGACAGCTCCAACAACAGCGCAGAGCGATCCTCAAGACAGAAACACGCCCCTCCTCCAGACCCATTCTCCCCTCTCATGCGCAACAAACCATCCTTCCTAGGCTCCGAGGAACGCGACAACTCCCCAAGCCCGCTGACAACCTCCACGTCTGGCGGTGGTCGCCCTCTAAGCACAGCAACCATCCGCCCAGACACAATGCACTCCCGAACCGTCCGCGCAGCAACATCCACAACCTCCCTCTCGGACTACAACGGCGTCTCAATCGAGCAATACAGCGCCCTGATCACCCTCCTGCGCCGCGAGCAGACCGCCCGCCGGAACCTGGAAACCCAGGTCGCGGGTCTGCGCGACGATGTCCGCCATGTGCAACGCGCAGCTCTGCACTCCATGGAGCTCGGCACCATGTACCCGATTCATAGCGTCGAGTCCCAGGAGTTCTTGCGTTTTCGTCGCGCGCTCGACGATTCAGACACGTCTTCGCCTATCCATGCGTCGGATGAGAAGCCCAATGGGTTCACTTTCGATAGTGACTCTGAGTGGGACCGTTCGGATAGTTTGCAGCGCGATGATCCGTTCGGGTATCCCAAGTGGGAACGGGGTCAACGCGTTGTCACGGCTCCGATGATCTGA
- a CDS encoding uncharacterized protein (ID:PFLUO_000624-T1.cds;~source:funannotate), whose protein sequence is MSSASSLAENHDSRAIDVLVPTILTTAVAFILTGLRLYVRRFMIRMFGWDDVFNVLALFCAIVVMGLVIASTKYGLGRHFLSLDPVRAAYCVKLLRISEFFLIFSTVFLKISISLFLKRLFLTSKKWKIFFWCFIAFNSITSALDAAIIFPQCTPVEYNWNKGIKGTCWSDSVINGTGIAQGSIAAATDFILSLLPIIFLWNIKLARRVKVGICGIMALGFASGAFAIVRTALVPSLTATHDPTWDLVDLFKWAVLEATLGVIAAAAPSVRPLIGHNSMSTEYSRSKSRQISQSLPLHSMRTGRSSRHGMIDSMLDTVDDRGKESDGDSQSHLWAAGDDNGIMKTMSVEVVTTRGHGSDEPPTPTNWPLEPPQTNEIRRAASPHSPRMEGHGQV, encoded by the exons ATGTCGTCCGCTTCGTCTCTGGCCGAGAACCATGACTCTCGGGCCATTGATGTCTTGGTCCCGACTATTCTCACCACGGCAGTTGCGTTCATCCTCACTGGCCTACGACTTTATGTGCGCCGATTTATGATACGAATGTTCGGATGGGATGATGTGTTCAACGTCCTCGCACTA TTCTGTGCGATTGTGGTGATGGGCCTGGTCATCGCATCAACCAAGTATGGCCTCGGGCGGCATTTCTTGTCCCTCGACCCTGTTCGTGCGGCCTACTGCGTCAAGCTTTTGCGCATCTCCGAGTTCTTTCTGATCTTCTCGACGGTCTTCCTGAAGATCTCGATTAGTCTGTTCTTGAAACGACTTTT TCTCACGAGCAAGAAGTGGAAAATCTTCTTTTGGTGCTTCATCGCATTCAATTCCATTACCAGTGCCCTTGACGCCGCCATTATCTTCCCACAATGTACACCGGTGGAGTACAACTGGAACAAGGGTATTAAGGGGACTTGCTGGTCCGATTCTGTGATCAATGGCACCGGAATTGCCCAAGGAT CAATCGCTGCCGCGACCGATTTTATTCTCTCGCTTTTACCGATCATCTTCCTGTGGAATATCAAACTCGCCCGCCGAGTCAAAGTTGGTATCTGCGGCATTATGGCATTGGGATTTGC GAGCGGCGCATTTGCTATTGTCCGCACCGCACTGGTTCCCAGTTTGACGGCAACCCACGACCCGACTT GGGATCTTGTCGATCTTTTCAAATGGGCAGT ACTGGAAGCCACGTTGGGTGTCAttgctgcagctgcgccgtCCGTCCGTCCGCTGATCGGCCACAATTCCATGTCGACCGAATACTCCCGGTCCAAATCGCGCCAAATCTCCCAATCCTTACCCCTCCATTCAATGCGCACCGGCCGGAGTTCCCGCCACGGAATGATCGATAGCATGTTGGATACCGTAGACGACCGAGGAAAGGAGTCGGACGGGGATAGCCAATCTCACCTGTGGGCCGCTGGGGACGACAATGGTATCATGAAGACCATGTCGGTGGAAGTGGTTACAACCCGCGGGCATGGATCGGACGAGCCGCCAACACCCACCAATTGGCCCCTCGAACCACCACAGACCAACGAGATCCGAAGGGCAGCTTCGCCACACAGTCCACGCATGGAGGGACATGGGCAAGTATGA
- a CDS encoding uncharacterized protein (ID:PFLUO_000621-T1.cds;~source:funannotate), with protein MALHIDRKDQFPIPTWAEKQLDLIDKEQEAEANSSKLAGTAASVSPSTRRTLQAAGYALTGLVLSQCRTGMGGRVVGEFTPDPAISAAGTDEKLRLGSHGIRVGDVVRVNTVTSGAAKNKEKEKSGDGARDGPEGVVTRVSDKAAWIAFGQKGMGRPKDEDEAIEQLWSKKLWILKLANDVTYRRMKQTMTKLKEMKQKAYTNFIEIAFGHSSTSRPEYNMDEVQFVDPSLNDSQKHAICFALASKDLALIHGPPGTGKTHTLIELILQLVQRKQRVLVCGPSNISVDNIVERLAPTKVLVVRIGHPARLLPSVLDHSLEVLTQTSDAGGIVKDVRKEIDAKQASIRKTKTGRERKAIYNDLKSLRQEFRERESKCVHDLVRESSVALATLHGAGGHQLKQQQFDVMIIDEASQALEAQCWIPLISAKKVILAGDHLQLPPTVKFKEPVKGAKKSSGKETKDSDSATTTNPEDNKWTQNVSLETTLFDRLLSMHGSEVKTMLTTQYRMHEKIMNFPSDQLYESKLIAAEAVKARLLIDLPYDVEDTDDTREPLVLWDTQGGDFPEKSETNDIGNKEALLGESKSNEMEAMVVARHVDNLVDAGVRPEDIAVITPYNGQLAVLSQMLRERYPDLELGSVDGFQGREKEAIVVSLVRSNDEHEVGFLRDKRRLNVAMTRPKRHLCVCGDSETLGRSGVKFLKDWMSFLEEHADLRYPDAGDLLQSSA; from the exons ATGGCCTTGCATATAGACCGCAAAGACCAATTCCCCATACCCACCTGGGCCGAAAAGCAACTCGACCTTATCGAcaaagaacaagaagcagaagccaaCTCCTCCAAACTTGCCGGCACCGCCGCATCCGTCTCTCCGTCCACGCGCCGCACCCTCCAAGCAGCCGGGTATGCCCTCACAGGGCTCGTGCTCTCACAATGCCGCACGGGGATGGGCGGGCGTGTCGTCGGCGAGTTCACGCCCGACCCCGCGATTTCGGCTGCAGGCACCGATGAGAAGCTACGGCTAGGATCGCATGGCATTCGCGTTGGAGATGTCGTTCGCGTGAATACCGTTACATCTGGGGCTGCTAAGAacaaggagaaagagaagagtGGCGATGGGGCTAGGGATGGACCGGAGGGAGTCGTCACTCGTGTCTCGGACAAGGCGGCTTGGATTGCGTTTGGGCAGAAAGGGATGGGTCGCCcgaaggacgaggatgaagccATTGAGCAGCTGTGGAGTAAGAAGCTGTGGAT CCTTAAACTCGCCAACGATGTCACGTATCGACG AATGAAGCAGACGATGACGAAGCTCAAAGAGATGAAACAAAAAGCATACACGAACTTCATCGAAATTGCATTTGGGCACAGTTCTACGTCACGGCCCGAGTACAACATGGACGAGGTCCAGTTTGTGGACCCCTCGCTGAATGACTCGCAAAAGCACGCTATTTGCTTCGCGCTGGCTTCCAAAGACCTTGCTCTCATCCATGGCCCCCCTGGCACAGGCAAAACGCACACGCTCATCGAACTTATCTTGCAGTTGGTTCAGCGCAAACAGCGGGTGTTGGTCTGCGGCCCGTCCAATATCTCAGTCGATAACATCGTCGAGCGGCTAGCTCCTACCAAAGTCCTCGTGGTGCGCATTGGTCATCCGGCGCGCTTGCTTCCCTCGGTTCTTGACCATTCGCTCGAGGTCCTGACGCAAACCTCCGATGCGGGAGGCATTGTCAAGGATGTTCGCAAGGAGATTGATGCGAAGCAAGCTAGTATccggaagacgaagaccgGCCGGGAAAGAAAGGCGATTTACAATGACCTCAAGTCTCTGCGCCAGGAATTCCGCGAGCGGGAGTCCAAGTGTGTTCACGATCTGGTGCGCGAGAGCAGTGTAGCTCTGGCTACACTCCACGGTGCCGGAGGACACCAGttgaagcagcagcaattcGATGTGATGATCATCGATGAGGCGAGCCAGGCATTGGAGGCCCAATGCTGGATTCCGCTGATATCTGCAAAGAAGGTCATCCTTGCTGGTGATCATTTACAACTGCCTCCGACGGTCAAATTCAAAGAACCGGTGAAAGGTGCGAAAAAAAGCAGTGGAAAGGAAACCAAAGACAGCGATTCGGCCACAACGACTAACCCCGAGGACAACAAATGGACCCAAAACGTCTCACTTGAGACGACACTGTTCGATCGTCTACTGTCGATGCACGGCTCAGAAGTCAAGACCATGCTGACTACCCAGTATCGGATGCACGAGAAGATCATGAACTTCCCATCCGACCAACTCTACGAGTCAAAACTAATAGCCGCAGAAGCAGTCAAGGCTCGTCTGCTAATCGACCTACCCTACGACGTCGAGGATACCGACGACACACGGGAACCGCTTGTCCTTTGGGACACGCAGGGCGGCGATTTCCCCGAGAAGTCCGAAACCAATGATATCGGCAACAAGGAGGCTCTTCTGGGCGAGAGCAAAAGCAATGAAATGGAAGCGATGGTCGTGGCCCGGCATGTGGATAACCTGGTTGACGCGGGAGTCCGCCCGGAGGACATCGCCGTCATCACCCCATACaacggccagctcgcggtTCTGTCGCAGATGTTGCGAGAGAGATATCCTGACCTGGAACTCGGCAGCGTTGATGGATTCCAGGgccgggagaaggaggctatTGTGGTTAGTTTGGTGCGCAGCAATGACGAGCATGAGGTCGGGTTCCTGCGCGACAAGCGACGTCTCAACG TGGCAATGACGCGCCCCAAGCGCCATCTTTGTGTCTGCGGGGACTCGGAGACCCTCGGTCG GAGCGGGGTGAAGTTTCTCAAGGACTGGATGAGCTTTTTGGAAGAGCATGCCGACTTGCGCTATCCCGACGCTGGGGATCTACTCCAATCAAGCGCGTAG
- a CDS encoding uncharacterized protein (ID:PFLUO_000619-T1.cds;~source:funannotate): MSSSAPSSSTTQRLLRELKDYTKSPNEALLHLGPVDEENLLNWEAVLKGVAGTPYEGGLWHLRIAIPSNYPLAPPTIHFATRISHPNISFTTGEICLTLLTTEHWSPVYTLSTTLTAIHQLLTDPQPDSPLNVDVAALLRDGDVAAWESVVRYWTGEERWQGATSIGR, encoded by the exons ATGTCGTCATCCGCACCCTCATCCAGCACGACGCAACGCCTCCTGCGCGAGCTGAAAGACTACACCAAGTCGCCCAACGAGGCTCTTCTGCACCTCGGCCccgtcgacgaagagaatCTGCTCAACTGGGAGGCTGTGCTGAAAGGCGTGGCCGGGACACCGTATGAGG GCGGCCTCTGGCATCTCCGCATCGCAATCCCATCGAACTACCCGCTCGCGCCGCCAACCATCCACTTCGCGACGCGCATCTCCCACCCGAACATCTCCTTCACGACGGGCGAGATCTGTCTCACGCTCTTGACCACCGAGCACTGGAGTCCCGTGTACACGCTCTCGACGACGCTGACGGCTATCCACCAGCTGCTGACGGATCCGCAGCCGGACTCGCCGCTCAACGTGGATGTTGCGGCGCTGTTAAGGGACGGGGATGTAGCTGCGTGGGAGAGTGTGGTGAGGTATTGGACTGGGGAGGAGAGATGGCAGGGCGCTACTAGTATTGGTCGGTGA
- a CDS encoding uncharacterized protein (ID:PFLUO_000623-T1.cds;~source:funannotate), whose translation MSMSDGDVKMSSPEVRTETDSLASKKNDHGIVLVPQPSDDPEDPLNWSMFRKLSVFISICLAGFAAQMSPNSNQLTFIEQIPAYHSTQAALLNSVAAGLAGWVAGPFFFIPFVAVIGRSAVVLWSLVAIFACQIWAGEMTGVDDYIPFTISRLICGLFGGIPAILGSGYIMDMFFLHQRGKAFAVFEVLIIFAVVGGGTLGGFIAETKPWSYVFWWTLGPVGGAIIAVLLFVEDTTYSRDDTKPSRAPLPKSWFAKRVATFLPGTKTQPAGKGKEMLRRAIIPFQITFSPITLLTGTYIFIALGLPIMQASTLATYLQPPVEFGGYGFSSLQMAFFTMTAWVGIIAAQVYGYFFNDKIPLMLARRRGGTWHTEYRLANTILPSIVLPIGLGIYGAGLEYHLHYMVLALGGFLIWFGALLALPVCYNYIIECFLHNPVEASVSLNAYRVSFGLMSVFIVTQWQGAVGKGWMWGMGAFFILFVDIIMAGIILKGHLVREWTKSVSSTIGVTEDGAKISAGAASESA comes from the exons ATGAGCATGTCTGACGGAGATGTGAAGATGTCCTCGCCGGAGGTGAGGACCGAGACAGACTCACTGGcctcgaagaagaacgacCATGGCATTGTCCTCGTTCCTCAACCAAGCGATGATCCGGAGGATCCATTG AACTGGTCGATGTTCCGGAAGCTGTCGGTgttcatctccatctgcctGGCGGGCTTTGCAGCCCAGATGTCGCCCAATTCCAACCAGCTCACGTTTATTGAACAAATTCCCGCATATCACAGCACACAGGCGGCTCTGCTCAACTCTGTTGCAGCCGGCTTAGCAGGCTGGGTTGCCGGTCCCTTCTTTTTTATTCCCTTCGTGGCGGTCATCGGACGCAGCGCCGTCGTTCTGTGGAGTCTGGTGGCTATCTTTGCCTGCCAGATCTGGGCGGGCGAGATGACCGGTGTGGATGACTATATTCCGTTCACAATTTCGCGTCTCATCTGCGGTCTTTTCGGTGGTATTCCCGCCATTCTGGGCAGTGGATATATTATGGACATGTTCTTTTTGCACCAGCGTGGCAAGGCATTTGCCGTCTTTGAGGTCTTGATCATCTTTGCggttgtgggtggtggtacCCTCGGCGGCTTCATTGCTGAGACAAAGCCCTGGAGCTATGTCTTCTGGTGGACTCTCGGCCCCGTCGGCGGTGCCATCATCGCTGTTCTCCTCTTCGTTGAGGATACCACGTACTCTCGCGATGACACCAAGCCCAGCCGCGCTCCTCTTCCCAAGAGCTGGTTTGCAAAGCGCGTGGCCACCTTCTTACCCGGCACGAAAACTCAGCCTgccggcaagggcaaggaaATG CTCCGCCGCGCAATCATTCCGTTCCAGATCACATTCTCTCCCATCACTCTTCTCACAGGCACATACATCTTCATTGCCCTCGGTCTTCCCATCATGCAAGCCTCCACACTAGCAACCTACCTCCAACCCCCCGTTGAATTCGGCGGCTACggcttctcctcgctgcagatggccttcttcaccatGACCGCCTGGgtcggcatcatcgccgcccagGTCTACGGCTACTTCTTCAACGACAAGATCCCACTCATGCtagcccgccgccgcggcggcacCTGGCACACCGAGTACCGCCTGGCCAACACCATTCTGCCGAGCATCGTCCTCCCCATCGGGCTGGGCATCTACGGCGCCGGCCTGGAGTACCACCTCCACTACATGGTTCTGGCGCTGGGCGGGTTCCTGATCTGGTTTGGTGCCCTGCTCGCCCTCCCCGTCTGCTACAACTATATCATCGAGTGTTTCCTGCACAACCCCGTCGAGGCATCGGTTTCGCTGAATGCGTACCGGGTCTCCTTCGGTCTGATGTCCGTCTTCATTGTGACTCAGTGGCAGGGTGCTGTTGGTAAAGGCTGGATGTGGGGCATGGGCGCtttcttcattctcttcgttgatatcatcatggccggTATCATTCTCAAGGGACACTTGGTTCGCGAGTGGACCAAATCCGTGAGCAGCACCATTGGTGTCACGGAGGACGGTGCCAAGATCAGTGCCGGCGCCGCCTCAGAGTCGGCGTGA
- a CDS encoding uncharacterized protein (ID:PFLUO_000620-T1.cds;~source:funannotate) — MRTSRASKETAKVLQALSSPPHRQTRNSSLNANALKTFAYNANPQVNPHPAVKSDDESSLSSTNTADIEDLLEPPSKRRKNNTARSTAVRKTRSTPPKSAVKPESDENQPPAHSRRLPARKQRGVDGSVTVEPPSNWETMYNLVKQMREENPTAPVDTMGCAELYWRASSPRDRRFQTLVALMLSSQTKDTVTAVAMQRLHTELGDAPAEDIKVKAEESHLSEFTKIKTEDGEDDKKLPAPKDSTLNLENILAVSPTRLNELIHTIGFHNNKTKYIKSAALILRDEHNSDIPSTPEALMALPGVGPKMAYLCMSAAWGQHEGIGVDVHVHRITNLWGWHKTKTPEETRKALQSWLPRDKWHEINKLLVGLGQTVCLPVKRRCGDCCLAGTKLCKSEIKGLPRTGIVIKKGSPEEEPKVKVEMS; from the coding sequence ATGCGCACTTCGCGTGCCTCCAAGGAAACAGCCAAAGTGCTACAGGCGCTGTCATCCCCTCCGCACCGCCAGACGCGCAATTCCTCGCTCAACGCCAACGCGCTGAAAACGTTCGCGTACAACGCCAATCCACAAGTCAACCCCCATCCCGCTGTGAAAAGTGACGATGagtcctctctctcttctaCGAATACAGCAGacatcgaggatctgctcgaACCGCCCTCGAAACGTCGAAAGAACAACACGGCTCGGTCGACCGCGGTTCGCAAGACCCGTTCAACACCCCCCAAGTCTGCCGTGAAGCCGGAATCCGATGAGAACCAACCCCCAGCACATTCGCGACGGCTCCCAGCACGAAAACAACGAGGCGTGGATGGTTCGGTTACTGTTGAGCCGCCCTCGAATTGGGAGACCATGTACAACCTCGTGAAACAAATGCGAGAGGAGAATCCCACTGCGCCGGTGGACACGATGGGTTGCGCAGAGCTCTACTGGCGCGCGTCCTCGCCGCGAGATCGCCGGTTCCAAACTCTTGTGGCGCTGATGCTCTCGTCTCAGACCAAGGACACCGTCACCGCTGTGGCCATGCAGCGGCTGCACACCGAGCTGGGTGATGCACCAGCGGAAGACATTAAAGtcaaagcagaagagagTCATCTTTCTGAATTCACCAAGATCAAGACcgaagacggcgaagacgacAAGAAGCTCCCCGCACCAAAAGACAGCACGCTCAATctcgagaacatcctcgCCGTCTCGCCCACCCGTCTCAACGAACTCATCCACACAATCGGCTTTCacaacaacaaaacaaaaTACATCAAGTCTGCTGCCCTCATCCTTCGCGATGAACACAACTCCGACATCCCGTCCACCCCCGAAGCCCTAATGGCACTCCCCGGCGTAGGCCCCAAAATGGCCTACCTGTGCATGAGCGCCGCCTGGGGCCAGCACGAGGGTATCGGTGTGGATGTACACGTCCACCGCATTACCAATCTCTGGGGCTGGCATAAGACCAAGACGCCTGAGGAGACCCGCAAGGCATTGCAGTCGTGGCTTCCGCGCGATAAGTGGCATGAGATTAATAAGTTGCTTGTTGGTCTAGGGCAGACGGTTTGTTTGCCTGTTAAGAGGCGCTGTGGGGATTGTTGCCTTGCTGGTACGAAGCTGTGTAAGAGTGAGATCAAGGGTTTGCCCAGGACGGGGATTGTTATTAAGAAGGGCAGtccggaggaggagccgAAGGTGAAGGTTGAGATGTCATGA